A window of the Schlesneria paludicola DSM 18645 genome harbors these coding sequences:
- a CDS encoding DNA-3-methyladenine glycosylase I, translating to MPKLPPAAEVSRCSWAKNELSIAYHDEEWGVPVHDDRLLFEFLILEGAQAGLSWDTILKKRDHYREAFDGFDAHRIVKYDADREASLMQNPGIVRNRLKIASVVLNARAFLAVQDEFGSFDQYIWSFVDGTTKQNSRRSIGEVPALTAESDAMSKSLKKRGFKFVGTTICYAFMQATGMVNDHLVTCFRYSELTTKGRSNSRS from the coding sequence ATGCCAAAACTCCCGCCCGCCGCAGAAGTCAGCCGTTGCTCGTGGGCCAAGAACGAGCTGAGTATCGCGTACCATGACGAGGAATGGGGTGTTCCGGTGCACGACGACCGACTGCTGTTCGAGTTCTTGATTTTGGAAGGGGCTCAGGCAGGGCTCAGTTGGGACACAATTTTGAAAAAACGCGATCACTATCGTGAAGCCTTTGACGGGTTCGATGCCCACCGGATCGTGAAATACGACGCGGATCGTGAAGCGAGCCTGATGCAGAATCCGGGGATTGTCAGAAACCGCTTGAAAATTGCGTCGGTCGTTTTGAACGCCAGGGCGTTTCTCGCTGTCCAAGACGAGTTCGGTTCGTTCGATCAGTACATTTGGAGCTTTGTCGACGGGACGACGAAGCAGAATAGCCGGCGATCGATTGGCGAAGTTCCCGCATTGACGGCCGAGTCGGACGCGATGAGCAAAAGTTTGAAGAAGCGTGGATTCAAATTCGTCGGAACGACGATCTGTTATGCCTTCATGCAGGCCACAGGCATGGTGAACGACCATCTGGTGACCTGTTTTCGCTATTCGGAGCTGACGACCAAGGGCCGGTCGAATTCGAGGTCCTGA
- a CDS encoding diadenylate cyclase: MDFGELVSAIRILELSVKQRPAAIRALVQAANWEDEGIAPDTVLEAIEEREAAAQTLVSSDFALPHAFVDWEGDFRVVLGRSRAGIDYGVPSGQSVKLIVLLVIGRKLQQTHVEVLAGLAELLKLPEFRQQLIEAKDTRTIDSLLLAKAGIQPDQRPARAPGIPRLTQVIVRQAIQLVESLGAQALLVAIDRLESVPWEPLSQWKGRLLLVTTEHSDDFHIDREDTHVFEGLHASLSRMDRANLGQLLASSQNLLHEKTSVVCVTGPDGRRLDSITVTKPEAHLRAMLSEKNRRGVDVVRPAVMLRVLSLAVEIAAEGREAHPVGAMFVVGDARNVLRNSQQLVLNPFHGYSRQLRNVLDPSLTETMKEFALIDGAFIIQGDGTVLSAGTYLMPKSLPPGLPQGLGARHSTAAAISAHTLAMAITVSQSTGTVTLFRNGTAVFTLERAAATKW; encoded by the coding sequence TTGGACTTCGGTGAGCTGGTCAGTGCGATTCGGATCCTTGAGCTGAGCGTAAAACAACGTCCGGCCGCCATTCGAGCGCTCGTTCAAGCGGCGAATTGGGAAGATGAAGGAATCGCTCCCGATACGGTTCTCGAAGCGATCGAGGAACGTGAAGCGGCCGCTCAGACTCTGGTTTCGAGCGATTTTGCATTACCCCACGCCTTTGTGGATTGGGAAGGCGACTTTCGAGTCGTCCTGGGCCGTAGCCGGGCAGGCATCGATTATGGGGTCCCCAGCGGCCAGAGCGTCAAGCTGATTGTGCTGCTGGTGATTGGCCGTAAGCTGCAGCAGACGCATGTGGAAGTGCTCGCCGGTCTGGCCGAGTTGCTGAAGCTGCCGGAGTTCCGACAACAACTGATCGAGGCCAAAGACACCCGCACGATCGATTCGTTGCTACTGGCGAAAGCGGGAATTCAGCCCGACCAGCGGCCTGCGCGTGCTCCGGGGATTCCCCGCCTGACGCAGGTGATCGTCAGGCAGGCGATTCAGCTGGTTGAGTCACTCGGTGCCCAGGCGCTGCTTGTGGCGATCGACCGACTCGAAAGTGTTCCCTGGGAGCCATTGTCTCAATGGAAGGGACGCTTGCTGTTGGTCACCACCGAGCATAGCGACGATTTTCACATTGATCGTGAAGATACACATGTATTCGAGGGGCTTCACGCTTCGCTGTCGCGAATGGATCGTGCCAATCTGGGGCAATTGCTGGCGTCTTCGCAGAATCTGTTGCACGAGAAGACGAGCGTGGTCTGCGTGACGGGACCGGACGGTCGCCGCCTCGACAGCATTACGGTGACCAAGCCTGAAGCGCACTTGCGGGCGATGCTCTCTGAGAAGAATCGGCGCGGCGTCGATGTGGTCAGGCCCGCGGTGATGCTGCGCGTCTTGTCGTTGGCGGTTGAAATTGCGGCGGAAGGTCGAGAGGCGCACCCGGTCGGGGCGATGTTCGTGGTGGGGGATGCCCGGAACGTTCTGCGGAACTCACAGCAGCTTGTCTTGAATCCATTCCACGGCTACTCCCGGCAGTTGCGGAACGTTCTCGACCCCAGTCTGACGGAAACGATGAAGGAATTCGCGCTGATCGATGGCGCGTTCATTATTCAAGGCGACGGGACGGTTTTGAGTGCCGGAACCTATCTGATGCCGAAGTCGCTGCCACCTGGCTTGCCACAGGGATTGGGGGCCCGCCATTCGACGGCTGCGGCAATCTCCGCCCACACGCTCGCGATGGCGATTACCGTCAGTCAATCGACGGGGACAGTCACGCTCTTTCGTAACGGCACGGCCGTTTTCACCCTGGAACGTGCCGCCGCGACGAAGTGGTAG